From Juglans regia cultivar Chandler chromosome 6, Walnut 2.0, whole genome shotgun sequence, the proteins below share one genomic window:
- the LOC108981887 gene encoding pentatricopeptide repeat-containing protein At3g16610 — protein MKWGARRLCRFSNRRGLLTNCHAQRSSLKSLPNEAIFLEEAFQTTAKYYICLLEACIRSKSLSQGKKIHQILLKNNTHFADSTVLEKLTHLYIECDEVELARRVFDKISSPTVIIWNLMIRAHAWRGPFEEAIRLYYRMFDRGVRPTKFTFPFVLKACSGLQAMEVGREVHDHAKELGLDSDVFVSTALIDMYAKSGDLGEAQKVFSSMSHRDVVAWNAMIAGFSLHGLYDDTIRLVVDMQKAGTSPNSSTIVTVLPTVGQANALHQGKAMHAYSMRRNFCNGVVLETGLLDMYGRCHCISYARKIFDMMGIKNEVCWSAMIGAYVICDSMMEALALYDEMVHQSVINATPVTLAIVLRACASLTDFSKGRRLHCYAVKSGLELDTMVGNTFLSMYAKCGVIDDALRFFNHMVCKDTISYGAIMSGCMQNGYAEEVLRIFHRMQLSGIDPDLATMLGVLPASSHLAALQHGACGHGYSIVHGFVAETSICNALIDMYSKCGKIDIARQVFDRMDTQDIISWNSMIAGYGIHGLGREALLLFNDLLEMGLKPDDVTFIAFLSACSHSGRVTEGKYWFKAMSRDFNIVPRIEHYICMADLLGRAGLLDEAHSFIRTMPFEPDVRLWGALLAACRIHKNIELGEEVSKKIQGIGPEGTGNFVLLSNMYSAVGRWDDAAYVRIMQKDRGFKKSPGCSWVEINGVIHAFVGGDRSHPQSAWINRKLEELLVEMKSLGYRAESSFVLHDVEEEEKERILLYHSEKLAIAFGILSLSPNKSILVTKNLRVCVDCHTAIKYITLITKREITVRDASRFHHFRNGICNCGDYW, from the coding sequence ATGAAGTGGGGAGCAAGGCGTCTCTGCAGATTTAGCAATAGGAGGGGATTGCTAACCAATTGCCATGCCCAACGTAGTTCTCTGAAATCTCTCCCTAACGAAGCTATTTTTCTAGAAGAAGCTTTTCAAACAACAGCCAAATACTATATATGCCTCCTCGAAGCTTGCATCCGATCGAAGTCGCTCTCCCAAGGCAagaaaattcatcaaattctcCTCAAGAACAACACCCATTTCGCAGATTCCACTGTACTCGAGAAACTTACCCATTTGTACATTGAATGTGACGAAGTCGAACTTGCGCGCCGCGTGTTCGATAAAATTTCTAGTCCGACTGTTATTATATGGAACCTTATGATAAGAGCTCATGCGTGGCGTGGACCCTTTGAAGAAGCCATCCGTTTGTACTATCGGATGTTTGACAGAGGTGTTAGACCGACCAAATTCACGTTCCCGTTTGTTCTCAAAGCATGTTCCGGTCTGCAAGCTATGGAAGTGGGAAGAGAGGTGCATGATCATGCGAAAGAACTTGGGCTTGATTCCGATGTATTTGTCTCCACTGCTTTGATTGATATGTATGCTAAGTCTGGAGATTTAGGTGAGGCACAAAAAGTTTTTAGTAGTATGTCGCATAGGGATGTTGTAGCATGGAATGCTATGATTGCTGGGTTTTCGCTTCATGGACTTTATGATGATACCATACGGTTGGTTGTGGATATGCAGAAAGCGGGAACAAGCCCCAACTCTTCAACGATAGTAACAGTTCTTCCGACGGTTGGACAAGCTAATGCTTTGCACCAAGGGAAGGCCATGCATGCCTACTCTATGAGGAGGAACTTTTGTAACGGTGTGGTGCTTGAAACTGGGCTTTTGGATATGTATGGTAGATGTCACTGCATATCCTATGCtagaaaaatatttgacatGATGGGTATCAAGAATGAGGTTTGTTGGAGTGCTATGATTGGAGCATATGTTATATGTGATTCTATGATGGAGGCATTGGCATTATATGACGAGATGGTGCATCAAAGTGTGATAAATGCAACTCCAGTCACTCTTGCGATTGTACTTCGAGCTTGCGCAAGCCTAACCGATTTCAGCAAAGGAAGACGCTTACATTGTTACGCAGTCAAATCAGGGTTAGAGTTAGATACAATGGTAGGTAATACCTTTCTTTCAATGTATGCAAAGTGTGGGGTTATAGATGATGCACTCAGGTTCTTTAACCACATGGTTTGTAAAGATACTATTTCCTATGGTGCTATTATGTCAGGGTGCATGCAGAATGGTTATGCAGAGGAGGTTTTAAGAATTTTTCACCGAATGCAGTTATCTGGGATTGACCCTGACCTCGCAACCATGTTGGGTGTTCTCCCAGCTTCTTCACATTTGGCTGCTCTCCAACATGGGGCCTGTGGCCATGGTTACTCGATTGTTCATGGCTTTGTAGCTGAGACATCAATCTGCAATGCGCTTATTGATATGTACTCAAAGTGCGGGAAGATAGATATAGCTAGGCAGGTTTTTGATAGGATGGATACCCAAGATATTATCTCATGGAACTCAATGATAGCTGGTTATGGCATCCATGGTCTTGGCAGGGAAGCCCTTTTACTGTTCAATGACCTTTTAGAAATGGGTTTAAAGCCAGACGATGTGACTTTCATTGCTTTTTTATCTGCTTGCAGTCATTCAGGACGAGTTACAGAAGGGAAATACTGGTTTAAGGCCATGAGTCGTGATTTCAACATTGTACCAAGGATTGAGCATTATATATGCATGGCTGATCTTCTCGGTCGGGCTGGTCTTTTGGATGAGGCGCACAGTTTCATTAGAACAATGCCATTCGAACCTGATGTTCGTTTATGGGGTGCTCTGCTTGCGGCATGTAGGATCCACAAGAATATTGAACTTGGGGAAGAAGTATCAAAGAAGATTCAGGGGATAGGACCTGAAGGTACTGGAAACTTTGTCCTTTTATCTAATATGTACAGTGCTGTTGGAAGATGGGATGATGCAGCCTATGTTAGAATCATGCAGAAGGACAGAGGCTTTAAGAAAAGCCCAGGCTGCAGTTGGGTTGAGATAAATGGGGTTATTCATGCATTTGTTGGTGGAGATCGATCCCACCCACAATCAGCATGGATAAACAGGAAGTTAGAGGAATTGCTAGTGGAAATGAAAAGTTTGGGATATCGTGCAGAATCTAGTTTTGTTCTCCACGATGTTGAAGAAGAGGAGAAGGAAAGGATTCTCCTTTATCACAGTGAGAAACTAGCCATTGCATTTGGAATTCTTAGCTTGAGTCCCAACAAGTCCATTCTAGTTACAAAGAATTTGCGGGTTTGTGTAGACTGCCATACTGCCATAAAATATATTACTCTCAtaacaaagagagagataacCGTTAGAGATGCAAGTCGATTCCATCATTTCAGGAATGGAATCTGCAACTGTGGTGATTACTGGTGA
- the LOC108981889 gene encoding ubiquitin-fold modifier-conjugating enzyme 1, which translates to MEGWDPNTKSTLTQIPLLTTKAGPRDGAAWTQRLKEEYKSLIAYTQMNKSNDNDWFRISAANPEGTRWTGKCWYVHNLLKYEFDLQFDIPITYPSTAPELELPQLDGKTQKMYRGGKICLTVHFKPLWAKNCPRFGIAHALCLGLAPWLAAEVPILVDSGMIKHKDDATSSSET; encoded by the exons ATGGAGGGTTGGGACCCCAACACCAAATCCACACTGACCCAAATCCCTCTTCTGACGACGAAAGCCGGGCCAAGGGACGGAGCGGCATGGACGCAGAGGCTGAAGGAGGAGTACAAGTCTCTGATCGCCTACACCCAGATGAATAAGTCTAATGACAATGATTGGTTCCGGATCTCCGCGGCCAATCCCGAGGGGACTCGTTGGACCGGCAAATGCTGGTATGTCCACAACCTCCTCAAGTACGAGTTCGACCTCCAATTCGATATCCCCATCACTTACCCCTCCACCGCCCCCGAGCTCGAGCTCCCCCAGCTCGACGGCAAGACCCAGAAG ATGTACAGAGGGGGGAAGATCTGCTTGACCGTGCATTTCAAGCCGCTTTGGGCGAAGAACTG TCCCAGGTTTGGCATAGCGCATGCACTCTGCTTGGGTCTTGCACCGTGGCTTGCTGCAGAGGTTCCCATTCTTGTGGATTCTGGTATGATTAAGCACAAGGATGATGCAACCTCATCCAGTGAAACTTAG